From Coffea arabica cultivar ET-39 chromosome 9c, Coffea Arabica ET-39 HiFi, whole genome shotgun sequence, one genomic window encodes:
- the LOC113720148 gene encoding cytochrome b561 domain-containing protein At4g18260 yields MHRHAMIFYCCICASFALHLLPCVKCSSIELKPASDNSIKHHQDSQKTFYIAVHGILLWVSMGFLMPVGILVIRMASAQEFHRTTLRVFFCLHAIAQVLSVLLATAGAVISIRSFENSFNNCHQRLGLGLYGAIYVQILTGFRRPRRGRKSRSVWYLFHWIMGTAISFVGVFNTYTGLKAYHSKTSKSTSLWTALFTAQVLVMAFFYLFQDKWDYMKKQGVILGNEPITTSSVQIITQGGNDKDSSTTEPCRKSNSLGTYFSRSNALNKLFQLT; encoded by the exons ATGCACAGGCATGCTATGATCTTTTATTGCTGCATTTGTGCAAGTTTTGCTCTTCATCTTCTACCTTGTGTTAAATGCTCATCCATCGAACTCAAGCCGGCCAGCGATAATAGCATCAAACATCAT CAGGATTCTCAGAAGACATTTTATATTGCAGTTCATGGAATTCTTTTATGGGTTTCAATGGGTTTTCTAATGCCTGTTGGAATACTTGTTATCAGAATGGCCAGTGCACAAGAATTTCATAGAACTACACTTAGAGTCTTCTTCTGTCTTCATGCAATTGCCCAG GTGCTTTCGGTACTACTTGCTACTGCTGGAGCAGTTATTTCAATCAGAAGCTTTGAGAATTCGTTCAACAACTGCCACCAAAGACTAGGATTAGGACTTTATGGTGCTATTTATGTGCAAATCTTAACTGGATTTCGCAGACCAAGGAG GGGAAGGAAATCTAGAAGCGTTTGGTATCTTTTCCATTGGATAATGGGAACTGCAATATCTTTCGTTGGGGTTTTTAATACCTACACTGGCTTAAAAGCGTATCATTCGAAAACATCAAAGAGTACAAGCCTTTGGACTGCACTTTTCACGGCTCAGGTCCTTGTCATGGCATTCTTTTACCTCTTTCAAGACAAATGGGATTATATGAAAAAGCAAGGTGTTATACTTggcaatgaacctattacaaCCTCCTCGGTTCAAATAATTACTCAGGGGGGAAATGACAAGGACAGCTCAACAACAGAGCCATGTAGGAAAAGCAATTCGCTTGGGACTTATTTTTCAAGAAGCAATGCTCTAAATAAGCTGTTTCAGCTAACATAA
- the LOC113720149 gene encoding probably inactive leucine-rich repeat receptor-like protein kinase At5g48380 has translation MAAGFLVFRGQRDAANSARLKATRIAYTIFILQIARLEKYVTRISFAELRSARLCTRQNSIIGIGKMGTMYKARLPNGWFLAIKGLFNSEQLHQKIASETITLGKLRHRRLVPLIGFCPEKEDLFLVYKYMSNGNLYNWLHGRKDEVDIMAHWALRVKVAAGIAEGLAWLHHKCSLRVVHGTISSKDILLDKNFDPKITNFWEAKFIKLEDQSSNWSFFQSSDSLDLGSFKKDVYCFGIMVLELITRKQPQQVKSLTENLCGTSVSHKFSTLAEVDQSLIGHGFDDEIIQFLQVAENCVLPNPDHRPSMLQVHETLAAFAEIYNYTADCEMSY, from the exons ATGGCTGCTGGTTTTCTGGTATTTCGTGGACAAAGAGATGCGGCCAATAGTGCAAGATTGAAGGCAACAAG AATAGCATATACAATCTTTATTCTCCAGATTGCGCGGCTGGAAAAAtacgttacaagaatttcttttgcagAATTGCGCAGTGCAAGACTATGTACAAGGCAGAATAGCATCATTGGAATTGGAAAGATGGGAACTATGTACAAGGCAAGACTCCCAAACGGATGGTTTCTTGCCATCAAGGGTCTCTTCAACTCAGAGCAGTTGCATCAAAAAATTGCATCTGAGACCATAACTCTAGGCAAATTAAGGCACCGGAGGCTGGTGCCTCTAATCGGATTCTGCCCTGAAAAGGAGGACTTGTTTCTAGTATATAAGTACATGTCAAATGGCAATCTTTACAACTGGTTACATGGAAGAAAAGATGAGGTGGATATTATGGCACATTGGGCTTTGAGGGTTAAGGTTGCTGCTGGCATAGCAGAAGGGTTAGCATGGCTTCATCACAAATGTAGTTTAAGGGTGGTCCATGGGACCATAAGCTCAAAAGATATCCTGCTTGATAAGAATTTTGATCCCAAAATAACAAATTTCTGGGAAGCAAAATTCATTAAGTTAGAAGATCAAAGTTCAAATTGGAGTTTTTTCCAGTCAAGTGATTCTCTGGATTTGGGTTCTTTCAAAAAAGATGTCTACTGTTTTGGGATTATGGTTCTAGAGCTTATAACGCGGAAGCAACCTCAGCAAGTCAAAAGCTTGACTGAAAATCTCTGTGGTACCTCTGTTTCTCATAAATTTTCTACTCTGGCTGAGGTTGATCAAAGTCTGATTGGTCATGGATTTGATGATGAAATCATCCAATTCCTTCAAGTAGCTGAGAACTGTGTGTTGCCTAATCCAGATCACAGACCATCGATGCTTCAAGTACATGAAACCCTGGCAGCATTTGCAGAAATCTATAACTACACAGCTGATTGTGAGATGTCCTATTGA